A stretch of Desulfarculaceae bacterium DNA encodes these proteins:
- a CDS encoding acetyl-CoA C-acetyltransferase: MQEVVIAGYLRTAQSRCRPNDPGRDWFHALRADELLALVLPELIKRTGIAPEEVEDFIVGCATGVGEQWTYGGRNPIFLANLPETIAAKFVDQQCGSAMAGIHIGFMEIAQGFADVVMVGGMEHMTRVPMGGTTKDRGLAQPNLNLFLNPELLHWDMMTAMNMGLTAEKLFAQSGCTKEDMEQWAVRSHQRAAQAQADGFFDGEILPVEAKQADGSVMTVTKDQAVRGGTTLEDLAGLRPAFKKDGVITAGVSSPLNAAGTGMILMSKEKAKAKGIKPLATIRSIGFAGIDPTIMGQGPVPASQKALGNIGLKASDIDFWEINEAFAIVALNCIKELGLDPEKVNVMGGGLAIGHPLGATGNRLVGTLARIMEAKGGRWGCANACVGGGQGVATIIEREDY; the protein is encoded by the coding sequence ATGCAAGAAGTAGTTATCGCCGGGTACCTGCGCACCGCCCAGTCGCGCTGCCGCCCCAACGACCCCGGCCGGGACTGGTTCCACGCCCTGAGGGCTGACGAGCTCCTGGCCCTGGTGCTGCCCGAGCTGATCAAGCGCACCGGCATCGCCCCGGAAGAGGTGGAGGACTTCATCGTGGGCTGCGCCACCGGCGTGGGCGAGCAATGGACCTACGGCGGCCGCAATCCCATCTTCCTGGCCAACCTGCCCGAGACCATCGCGGCCAAGTTCGTGGACCAGCAGTGCGGCTCGGCCATGGCCGGCATCCACATCGGCTTCATGGAGATCGCCCAGGGCTTCGCCGACGTGGTCATGGTGGGCGGCATGGAGCACATGACCCGGGTGCCCATGGGCGGCACCACCAAGGACCGGGGCCTGGCCCAGCCCAACCTGAACCTGTTCCTGAATCCCGAGCTTCTGCACTGGGACATGATGACCGCCATGAACATGGGGCTCACCGCGGAGAAGCTCTTCGCTCAGAGCGGCTGCACCAAGGAGGATATGGAGCAGTGGGCGGTGCGCTCCCACCAGCGCGCGGCCCAGGCTCAGGCGGACGGCTTCTTTGACGGCGAGATTCTGCCGGTGGAGGCCAAGCAGGCCGACGGCAGCGTGATGACCGTGACCAAAGACCAGGCGGTGCGCGGCGGCACCACCCTGGAGGACTTGGCCGGGCTCAGGCCCGCCTTCAAAAAAGACGGCGTCATCACCGCCGGGGTCAGCTCTCCCCTCAACGCGGCGGGCACCGGCATGATCCTCATGTCCAAGGAAAAGGCCAAGGCCAAGGGCATCAAGCCCCTGGCCACCATCCGCTCCATCGGTTTCGCGGGAATCGACCCCACCATCATGGGCCAAGGCCCGGTGCCGGCTAGCCAGAAGGCCCTGGGCAACATCGGCCTCAAGGCCTCGGACATCGACTTCTGGGAGATCAACGAAGCCTTTGCCATCGTGGCGCTTAACTGTATAAAGGAGCTGGGTCTGGACCCGGAGAAGGTCAACGTGATGGGCGGCGGCCTGGCCATCGGCCATCCCCTGGGGGCCACGGGCAACCGCCTGGTGGGCACCCTGGCCCGCATCATGGAGGCCAAGGGCGGCCGCTGGGGCTGCGCCAACGCCTGCGTGGGCGGCGGCCAGGGCGTGGCCACCATCATCGAGCGCGAAGACTACTAA
- a CDS encoding SDR family oxidoreductase produces the protein MRLKDKKAIITGAAQGIGRATALLFAREGADLTVCDLREDALNSLAEEVRALGRRCHVALGSVVERAFVQTMVADTIQELGGLDILINNAGIIRDRIGHKMSEDEFDSVVAVNLKGAFNCLQACMIPLREQGSGAIVNVSSVSRYGAAGQLNYSATKGGVASMTGAAAKELGPKGVRVNCVAPGFIETEMLSTVPQETLEMYRRFLVPLGRMGQAGEVASVMLFLVSEDASFVNGQTINVDGGTYTY, from the coding sequence ATGCGCCTGAAAGACAAAAAAGCCATCATCACCGGCGCGGCCCAGGGCATCGGCCGGGCCACGGCCCTGCTCTTTGCCCGCGAAGGGGCCGACCTCACCGTCTGCGACCTGCGCGAAGACGCCCTCAACTCCCTGGCCGAGGAAGTCCGCGCCCTGGGGCGGCGCTGCCACGTGGCCCTGGGCAGCGTGGTGGAGCGCGCTTTTGTGCAAACGATGGTGGCCGACACCATTCAGGAGCTGGGCGGCCTGGATATCCTGATCAACAACGCTGGTATCATCCGCGACCGCATCGGCCACAAGATGAGCGAAGACGAGTTCGACTCGGTGGTGGCGGTGAACCTGAAGGGCGCTTTCAACTGCCTACAGGCCTGCATGATCCCTCTGCGCGAGCAGGGCTCCGGGGCCATCGTCAACGTATCGTCGGTGAGCCGCTACGGCGCGGCGGGCCAGTTGAACTACTCGGCCACCAAGGGCGGGGTGGCCAGCATGACCGGCGCGGCGGCCAAGGAGCTGGGCCCCAAGGGAGTGCGCGTGAACTGCGTGGCTCCGGGTTTCATCGAGACCGAAATGCTCTCCACGGTGCCCCAGGAGACCCTGGAGATGTACCGCCGCTTCCTGGTGCCTCTGGGGCGCATGGGCCAGGCCGGGGAGGTGGCCTCGGTGATGCTCTTCCTGGTCTCGGAGGACGCCTCCTTTGTCAACGGCCAGACCATCAACGTGGACGGCGGCACCTACACCTATTAG
- a CDS encoding 3-hydroxyacyl-CoA dehydrogenase family protein, with protein sequence MERVLVVGAGFMGGGIAQVCATSGRRVHLMDVSPKALDKARAGMEVSLGKLAAKGVIGETPEEVLDRLSLEQDLAAASAADWIIEAALEKEALKLELFAELDRLAPEATPIGSNTSSIPIGRLAGATAHPERVLGLHFFGPVPLMGLVEVIQAEATSDEVFERSLAFIRSLGKTPVKVRRDLPGFVMNRVFAAALSEAADLVAAGVATPEDVDAGMRLGYGWKAGPFEIADNAGLDTIALIDDFLVSMGEEKLISRSGLVKRMVEEGRLGRKAGKGFYRYTPEGKRQPWGDED encoded by the coding sequence ATGGAGCGGGTTTTGGTGGTGGGAGCCGGGTTCATGGGCGGGGGCATCGCCCAGGTCTGCGCGACGAGCGGGCGGCGGGTGCATCTGATGGACGTGTCGCCCAAAGCCTTGGACAAGGCCCGGGCGGGCATGGAGGTCTCCCTGGGCAAGTTGGCCGCCAAGGGAGTGATCGGCGAGACGCCGGAAGAGGTGCTGGACCGGCTGAGCTTGGAGCAAGACCTGGCCGCCGCGTCCGCTGCCGACTGGATCATCGAGGCGGCTTTGGAAAAAGAGGCGCTCAAGCTGGAGCTCTTCGCCGAGCTGGATCGCCTGGCGCCGGAAGCCACGCCCATCGGCTCCAACACCTCCTCGATTCCCATCGGCCGCCTGGCCGGAGCCACCGCCCACCCGGAGCGTGTATTGGGCCTGCACTTCTTCGGGCCGGTGCCGCTCATGGGCTTGGTGGAGGTTATCCAGGCCGAGGCCACCTCGGATGAGGTGTTCGAGCGGAGCCTGGCCTTCATCCGCTCCCTGGGCAAGACGCCGGTCAAGGTGCGGCGCGACTTGCCCGGTTTCGTGATGAACCGAGTCTTCGCCGCGGCGCTCAGCGAGGCTGCGGACCTGGTGGCCGCCGGGGTGGCCACGCCCGAGGACGTGGACGCGGGCATGCGCCTGGGCTACGGCTGGAAGGCGGGGCCCTTCGAGATCGCGGACAACGCCGGCCTGGACACCATCGCCCTGATCGACGATTTCCTGGTCTCCATGGGCGAAGAAAAGCTGATCAGCCGCTCGGGCCTGGTCAAGCGCATGGTGGAAGAGGGCCGCCTGGGACGCAAGGCGGGCAAGGGATTTTACCGCTACACCCCCGAGGGCAAACGCCAACCCTGGGGCGACGAGGACTGA
- a CDS encoding DUF362 domain-containing protein: MSKYAVSLVRYDQAYEPVRRALELCGGLERLSTGAKVFLKPNIVFWTASAPFPKWGVVTTSRLVHDMVRLLKERGVDDITIIEGMVLGRYKDTTTPAHAFEYLGYNKLKQRYGVKVLDAFTRPYKEVDLGDDMKLSFNADVLEGDLVVSLPVMKTHAQTMVSLGLKNLKGLIDVKSRKRCHNADPEKDLHNWVSRLALPLPPVLTVIDGTYTSEYGPGFDGIMHRRDLLVASWDLLSADKVGSTLLGHPPDTVPYLTRALEREGRPLDLSDVEVLGEPVEENIKPHGWAFPYTEGDTMPIVLEKKGIQGLGYYKYDSTLCTYCSGINGTVLAGIVGAWKGEPFDNVEVLTGKAMQPRPGANKTVLLGKCMYQAHKDNPDIKQMIPVKGCPPQPEQIIEALQQAGIMVDPALFANMDAMPAAYMRRYKDKPEFDEKLFTVE; this comes from the coding sequence ATGAGCAAATACGCGGTTTCCCTGGTTCGCTACGACCAGGCCTACGAGCCGGTGCGCCGGGCCTTGGAGCTGTGCGGCGGTCTGGAGCGCCTCTCCACCGGGGCCAAGGTGTTTCTCAAGCCCAACATCGTCTTTTGGACTGCCAGCGCGCCTTTTCCCAAGTGGGGAGTGGTGACCACCAGCCGCCTGGTGCACGACATGGTGCGCCTGCTCAAGGAGCGCGGGGTGGACGACATCACCATCATCGAAGGCATGGTGCTGGGGCGCTACAAGGACACCACCACCCCGGCCCACGCCTTCGAGTACCTGGGCTACAACAAGCTTAAACAGCGCTACGGGGTCAAGGTGCTGGACGCCTTCACGAGGCCTTATAAGGAAGTTGACCTGGGCGACGACATGAAGCTGAGCTTCAACGCCGACGTGCTGGAGGGCGACCTGGTGGTGAGCCTGCCGGTGATGAAGACCCACGCCCAGACCATGGTCAGCCTGGGGCTCAAGAACTTGAAGGGCCTGATCGACGTGAAGTCGCGCAAGCGCTGCCACAACGCGGACCCGGAAAAGGACCTGCACAACTGGGTCTCGCGCCTGGCCCTGCCCCTGCCGCCGGTGCTCACGGTGATCGACGGCACCTACACCTCGGAGTATGGCCCCGGCTTTGACGGCATCATGCACCGCCGCGATCTGCTGGTGGCCTCCTGGGACCTGCTTTCGGCCGACAAGGTGGGTTCCACCCTCCTGGGCCATCCGCCGGACACGGTGCCCTACCTGACACGCGCCCTGGAACGGGAGGGACGTCCCCTGGACCTGTCGGACGTGGAAGTGTTGGGCGAGCCGGTGGAGGAGAACATTAAGCCCCACGGCTGGGCCTTCCCCTACACCGAGGGCGACACCATGCCCATAGTGCTGGAGAAGAAGGGCATCCAGGGCCTGGGCTATTACAAGTACGATTCCACCCTGTGCACCTATTGTTCCGGCATAAACGGCACCGTGCTGGCGGGCATAGTCGGGGCTTGGAAGGGCGAGCCCTTCGACAATGTGGAGGTTCTCACCGGCAAGGCCATGCAACCCCGGCCCGGAGCCAACAAGACGGTTCTCTTGGGCAAGTGCATGTATCAGGCGCATAAGGACAACCCGGACATCAAACAGATGATCCCGGTGAAGGGCTGTCCGCCCCAGCCGGAGCAGATCATCGAGGCCCTGCAACAGGCGGGCATCATGGTGGACCCGGCCCTGTTCGCCAACATGGACGCCATGCCCGCCGCCTACATGCGGCGCTACAAGGACAAGCCCGAGTTCGACGAGAAGCTGTTCACCGTGGAGTAA
- a CDS encoding phosphotransferase family protein, whose protein sequence is MSVMDLAAPTRQGEELDAARVEAYLRESIPGLCGAVKIAQFPSGYSNLTYLISAGEKQMVLRRPPHGTKAKSAHDMGREYRILSALHPVFPYCPRPLAYCSDEAVMGCPFYVMERISGIILRKEMPPELNFGPAQMRRLTERLVELMAELHAVDYVAAGLGDFGKPAGYARRQVEGWSKRYVNARTPDVPDGEAVMAWLSAGLPPDNAVGTVIHNDFKLDNVVLDPADPLKIIGVLDWEMATIGDPLMDLACTLAYWAQADDEPELLANAAMLTYLPGSLTRAQAVEYYSQKTGRVMDHIGFYYTFGLFRLAVIAQQIYYRFYHGQTKDQRFARLPHAVRALLAKAERVMDNASL, encoded by the coding sequence ATGAGCGTGATGGACCTGGCAGCCCCCACCAGGCAGGGCGAAGAGTTGGACGCGGCCCGGGTGGAGGCCTATCTGCGCGAGAGCATCCCCGGCTTGTGCGGGGCGGTGAAGATTGCCCAGTTCCCCTCGGGCTACTCCAATCTGACATATCTGATCAGCGCGGGCGAAAAGCAGATGGTGCTGCGCCGCCCGCCCCACGGCACCAAGGCCAAGAGCGCCCATGACATGGGACGGGAGTATCGCATCCTCTCGGCCCTGCACCCGGTGTTCCCCTATTGCCCCCGGCCCTTGGCCTATTGCTCGGACGAGGCGGTGATGGGCTGCCCCTTCTACGTCATGGAGCGCATCTCGGGCATCATCCTGCGCAAGGAGATGCCGCCAGAACTGAACTTCGGGCCCGCCCAGATGCGCCGGCTCACCGAGCGCCTGGTGGAGCTGATGGCCGAGTTGCACGCGGTGGACTACGTGGCCGCCGGGCTGGGCGACTTCGGCAAGCCGGCCGGCTACGCGCGGCGGCAGGTGGAGGGCTGGAGCAAACGCTACGTGAACGCGCGCACTCCGGACGTGCCCGACGGCGAGGCGGTGATGGCCTGGCTGTCGGCCGGCCTGCCTCCGGACAACGCGGTGGGCACGGTGATCCACAACGACTTCAAGCTGGACAACGTGGTGCTGGACCCGGCCGACCCTCTGAAGATCATCGGGGTGCTGGACTGGGAGATGGCCACCATCGGCGATCCGCTCATGGACCTGGCCTGCACCCTGGCCTATTGGGCCCAGGCCGACGACGAGCCGGAGCTCCTGGCCAACGCGGCCATGCTCACCTATCTGCCCGGCAGCCTGACCCGCGCCCAGGCGGTGGAGTATTACAGCCAAAAGACCGGGCGGGTGATGGACCACATCGGCTTCTACTACACCTTCGGCCTTTTCCGCCTGGCCGTGATCGCCCAGCAGATCTACTACCGCTTTTATCACGGCCAGACCAAGGACCAGCGCTTCGCGCGGCTGCCCCACGCGGTGCGCGCCCTGCTGGCCAAGGCCGAGCGGGTGATGGACAACGCCTCTTTGTAA
- a CDS encoding TetR/AcrR family transcriptional regulator, producing the protein MNFAEFSRAVAVSRRDFCQEMLAANRQAIKVKKEALAVKNLERIFDATLRVSNQKGFQAMTMRDLSKASGLSLGALYDYVGNKDELLQMIQATGRRLTGRILRESFASLAEPAGQLGAAIRAHLFLSEAMQPWFFFSYMEARHLGEREKERAKESEQVTERLFAGIIRKGRKQGAFGEVDPGLAAAMIKAMVQDWYLKRWKYAKRRVSVDRYAAFVVDAALRLCRAGEAEEVAAA; encoded by the coding sequence ATGAACTTCGCCGAGTTCAGCCGCGCGGTGGCGGTTTCGCGCCGCGACTTCTGCCAGGAGATGCTGGCCGCCAACCGCCAGGCCATCAAGGTCAAGAAAGAGGCCCTGGCGGTGAAGAACCTGGAGCGCATCTTCGACGCCACCCTCCGGGTGAGCAACCAGAAGGGTTTCCAGGCAATGACCATGCGCGACCTGAGCAAGGCCAGCGGCCTGTCCCTGGGCGCGCTTTATGATTACGTGGGCAACAAGGACGAGCTGCTTCAGATGATCCAGGCCACGGGACGCCGCCTCACCGGGCGCATCCTGCGGGAAAGCTTCGCCTCCCTGGCCGAGCCGGCCGGGCAGCTGGGCGCGGCCATACGCGCCCACCTTTTCCTGAGCGAGGCCATGCAGCCCTGGTTCTTCTTCTCCTACATGGAGGCACGCCATCTGGGCGAGCGGGAGAAGGAGCGGGCCAAGGAGAGCGAGCAGGTCACCGAGCGGCTCTTCGCGGGCATCATCCGCAAGGGCCGCAAGCAGGGGGCCTTCGGCGAGGTGGACCCCGGCCTGGCCGCGGCAATGATCAAGGCCATGGTGCAGGACTGGTACCTCAAGCGCTGGAAATACGCCAAGCGCCGGGTAAGCGTGGACCGTTACGCCGCCTTTGTGGTGGACGCGGCCCTGCGCTTGTGCCGGGCCGGCGAGGCGGAGGAGGTTGCGGCGGCATGA
- a CDS encoding acyl-CoA dehydrogenase family protein → MDFAVSPKMQTILELINEFVEKELVPLEQDFIHRPWEELEPVLAEKREMVKRMELWSPLHPKEYGGMGLDLVEYGLVCEALARTPTGVYVFGCQAPDAGNIEILIKYGTPEQKERFLAPLVAGQTRSCFSMTEPDQPGSNPVLLDTTAVADGDDYVINGHKWFTSSADGASFAIVMAVTNPEAPPHLQASMIIVPTDTPGFNLVRNIPVMGHAGSGWHSHGEILYQSCRVPKANLLGPEGHGFVIAQERLGPGRIHHCMRWIGISNRALDMICERALTRDIAPGKTLADQQIIRAWIAESAAEIRAARLMVLNCAWRIETQGQKEARQDISLIKFYTAGVMQRVLDRAVQVHGGLGVTDDTVLASFYRGERSARIYDGVDEVHKISVAKRILKEYAAEHGLR, encoded by the coding sequence ATGGATTTCGCCGTATCGCCCAAAATGCAGACCATCCTGGAGCTCATCAACGAGTTCGTGGAAAAGGAGCTGGTGCCCCTGGAGCAGGACTTCATCCACCGCCCCTGGGAGGAGCTGGAGCCGGTGCTGGCCGAGAAACGAGAGATGGTCAAGCGCATGGAGCTGTGGAGCCCTCTGCACCCCAAGGAGTACGGCGGCATGGGACTGGACCTGGTGGAGTACGGCCTGGTCTGCGAGGCCCTGGCCCGCACCCCCACCGGGGTCTACGTGTTCGGGTGCCAGGCGCCGGACGCGGGCAACATCGAGATTCTCATCAAGTACGGCACTCCGGAGCAGAAGGAGCGTTTTCTGGCCCCGCTGGTCGCCGGACAGACCCGCTCCTGCTTCTCCATGACCGAGCCCGACCAGCCCGGCTCCAACCCGGTGCTATTGGACACCACCGCCGTAGCCGACGGCGACGACTACGTGATCAATGGGCACAAGTGGTTCACCTCCTCGGCCGACGGCGCGTCCTTCGCCATCGTCATGGCGGTGACCAACCCCGAGGCCCCGCCTCATCTCCAGGCCTCCATGATCATCGTGCCCACCGACACGCCCGGCTTCAACCTGGTGCGCAACATCCCGGTGATGGGCCATGCCGGATCGGGCTGGCACAGCCACGGCGAGATTCTTTACCAAAGCTGCCGGGTGCCCAAGGCCAACCTGCTGGGGCCCGAAGGCCACGGTTTCGTCATCGCCCAGGAGCGCCTGGGGCCGGGGCGCATCCACCACTGCATGCGTTGGATCGGCATCAGCAACCGGGCCCTGGACATGATCTGCGAGCGCGCCCTGACCCGGGATATCGCTCCGGGCAAGACCCTGGCCGACCAGCAGATCATCCGCGCCTGGATCGCCGAGAGCGCGGCCGAGATACGCGCCGCCCGCCTGATGGTGCTAAACTGCGCCTGGCGCATCGAGACCCAGGGCCAGAAAGAGGCCCGCCAGGACATCTCCTTGATCAAGTTCTACACCGCAGGGGTTATGCAGCGGGTGCTGGACCGGGCAGTGCAGGTGCACGGCGGCCTGGGGGTCACCGACGACACCGTTCTGGCCAGCTTCTACCGGGGCGAGCGCTCGGCGCGCATCTACGACGGAGTTGACGAGGTGCACAAGATCTCGGTGGCCAAGCGCATCCTCAAGGAGTACGCGGCGGAGCACGGCCTGCGATGA
- a CDS encoding histidine phosphatase family protein: protein MSLFYVMRHGQASFGQENYDRLSELGQAQARLTGEHLAGLGLSFDAAYSGDMARQRDTAQAVLESLESPPVLEIMPEFNEFASGPIIKALLPELRRENPAVDRAVATMFSDRRAFQTIYDAAMHRWITGQYDQGLPETWELFLGRVGRAVERVCAANGRGKKVVLFTSGGPISAIMQRALNLEHGVALKLTYVIKNASLSSFMYNREEFSLAEFNSTMHLETQGRAEMVTYR, encoded by the coding sequence ATGAGCCTCTTTTACGTCATGCGCCACGGCCAGGCCTCCTTTGGCCAGGAAAACTACGACCGCCTGTCCGAGCTGGGCCAGGCGCAGGCCCGCCTGACCGGGGAGCACCTGGCCGGGCTGGGGCTCTCCTTCGACGCGGCCTACTCGGGCGACATGGCCCGTCAGCGGGACACCGCCCAGGCGGTGCTGGAGAGCCTGGAGTCCCCGCCCGTCCTGGAGATAATGCCCGAGTTCAACGAGTTCGCCTCCGGCCCCATCATCAAGGCCCTGCTGCCGGAGCTGCGCCGCGAGAACCCGGCCGTGGACCGGGCAGTGGCCACGATGTTCAGCGATCGCCGCGCCTTTCAGACCATCTACGACGCAGCCATGCACCGCTGGATCACCGGCCAATACGACCAGGGACTGCCCGAGACCTGGGAACTGTTTCTGGGCCGGGTGGGCCGGGCGGTGGAGCGGGTGTGCGCGGCCAACGGGCGGGGCAAGAAGGTGGTGCTGTTCACTTCGGGCGGGCCCATCTCGGCCATCATGCAGCGCGCCCTGAACCTGGAGCACGGGGTAGCCCTTAAGCTGACCTACGTGATCAAGAACGCCTCGCTCTCAAGCTTCATGTACAACCGCGAGGAGTTCTCCCTGGCTGAATTCAACTCCACCATGCATCTGGAGACCCAGGGCCGGGCGGAGATGGTCACCTATCGCTGA
- a CDS encoding electron transfer flavoprotein subunit beta/FixA family protein has product MRVLCLLKQVCEPESLFDLQEGRPVLRPPARWKMSSYDEYALEAALALKDARPDTEVTALSLGPARCEAVLERALGMGADRAVRLDDLDETIARPLAVASAVAAWAEGQGFDLILAGVMSDDAMQGAVGPMLAELLGLPLATGAVELALAEDAKSLTAQREMEGGRRQEVTLPLPALATINSGPARPRYPTLSKLLKAKETAPLVIDPTAPAPPLEAVREYRLPVKTRAGLMLSGDIQAKASRLLDLLRERALL; this is encoded by the coding sequence ATGCGCGTCCTGTGCCTGCTCAAGCAAGTCTGCGAACCGGAGAGCCTCTTTGACCTGCAAGAGGGCCGCCCGGTGTTGCGCCCGCCCGCGCGCTGGAAGATGAGTTCCTACGACGAGTACGCCCTGGAGGCCGCCCTGGCCCTCAAGGACGCCCGGCCCGACACGGAAGTGACGGCCCTCTCCCTGGGCCCGGCCCGCTGCGAGGCCGTGCTGGAGCGGGCCCTGGGCATGGGCGCGGACCGGGCGGTGCGCCTGGACGACCTGGACGAAACCATTGCCCGCCCCCTGGCCGTGGCCTCGGCCGTGGCCGCCTGGGCCGAGGGCCAAGGCTTCGATCTGATCCTGGCCGGGGTCATGTCCGACGACGCCATGCAAGGCGCGGTGGGGCCCATGCTGGCCGAGCTGCTGGGCCTGCCGCTGGCCACCGGCGCGGTGGAGCTGGCCCTGGCCGAGGACGCCAAGTCGCTGACCGCGCAGCGGGAGATGGAGGGCGGCCGCCGCCAGGAGGTAACGCTCCCCCTGCCCGCCCTGGCAACCATCAACTCCGGCCCCGCCCGCCCGCGCTACCCTACCCTGTCCAAGCTACTCAAAGCCAAAGAGACCGCGCCGCTGGTAATCGACCCTACCGCCCCGGCCCCGCCCCTGGAAGCGGTGCGTGAATATCGTCTGCCGGTAAAGACCCGGGCAGGCCTGATGCTCTCCGGCGACATTCAGGCCAAGGCGTCCCGACTGTTGGACCTGCTGCGCGAAAGGGCCCTGCTGTGA
- a CDS encoding electron transfer flavoprotein subunit alpha/FixB family protein: MSLAGKPLVVAVAEHGPEGLAPVSLELAACARELAQALGGEARLLVLGDGVEPLASEAARLSGLTVTGLEVPGLTEFSGEAYRALLAELLPAWSPAMVLAAHTTSGLDWAPGLAMRLGVALVSGVEAIEHGESGPLFRRAAWHGKLSELVEAQAEPLVLTVQPGSFPALPPAETPGSVEVLTRELPPCRARVRPGQAPLERDAALGAASVVVAAGRGVGKPENLEPLRRLSALFSNAALAGSRPVCDLGWLGYARQVGLTGATVSPRLYLACGISGARQHTVGMQGSGYIVAINNDPNAAIFNLADVGVVEDLNAFIPALLELAGAGPGREG, from the coding sequence GTGAGCCTGGCGGGCAAGCCCCTGGTGGTGGCCGTGGCCGAGCACGGCCCCGAGGGCCTGGCCCCGGTCAGCCTGGAGCTGGCTGCCTGCGCCCGCGAGCTGGCCCAAGCCCTGGGCGGCGAGGCCCGCCTCCTGGTGCTGGGCGATGGCGTGGAGCCCTTAGCCAGCGAGGCCGCCCGCCTCAGCGGCCTGACCGTGACCGGCCTTGAGGTGCCGGGGCTAACCGAATTCTCCGGCGAGGCCTACCGCGCCTTGCTGGCCGAGCTGCTGCCCGCCTGGTCCCCGGCCATGGTGTTGGCCGCCCACACCACCAGCGGCCTGGACTGGGCCCCCGGCCTGGCAATGCGTTTAGGCGTGGCCTTGGTCAGCGGAGTCGAGGCCATCGAGCATGGCGAGAGCGGCCCCCTCTTCCGCCGCGCCGCCTGGCATGGCAAGCTCAGCGAGTTGGTGGAGGCGCAAGCCGAACCCCTGGTACTCACGGTGCAGCCCGGCTCCTTCCCTGCGCTGCCGCCGGCCGAAACGCCCGGCTCGGTAGAGGTGCTAACCCGCGAGTTGCCGCCCTGCCGCGCGCGGGTGCGGCCGGGGCAGGCCCCGCTGGAGCGCGACGCGGCCCTGGGCGCGGCCTCGGTGGTGGTGGCCGCCGGGCGCGGGGTGGGCAAGCCGGAAAACCTGGAGCCCCTGCGCCGCCTGAGCGCCCTGTTCTCCAACGCCGCCCTGGCCGGTTCGCGGCCGGTGTGCGACCTAGGCTGGCTGGGCTACGCCAGGCAGGTGGGCCTTACCGGAGCCACGGTAAGCCCCCGCCTATACCTGGCCTGCGGCATCTCCGGGGCGCGGCAGCATACCGTGGGCATGCAAGGTTCGGGCTACATCGTGGCCATCAACAACGACCCCAACGCGGCCATTTTCAACCTGGCCGACGTGGGGGTGGTGGAGGATTTGAACGCCTTTATCCCCGCCCTGTTGGAGCTGGCCGGGGCCGGGCCGGGCCGGGAGGGCTGA
- a CDS encoding enoyl-CoA hydratase/isomerase family protein: MELLYEKKEHIALFTLNRPEAFNAMSPDLFRQMHDACEDFAQDPQLWVGVFTGAGEKAFCAGADVKTWLPFVKECRERPWLMPTTPLRGMELDKPLIAAINGVALGGGLELALACDLRIASEKARFAFPEARLGILPRLGGTVRLPRLVGSAKAAELMFTGRRIAAAEALDMGLVNRVVPQEDVLTSALELAGEICQCAPLAVQAIKKSLRRGVGMSIEEALWCENALGMPLYDTEDYEEGRKAFAEKRPPAFQAK, translated from the coding sequence ATGGAACTGCTATACGAAAAGAAAGAGCACATCGCGCTCTTTACGCTTAATCGGCCCGAGGCCTTCAACGCCATGAGCCCGGACCTGTTCCGGCAGATGCACGACGCCTGCGAGGACTTCGCCCAGGACCCCCAGCTGTGGGTGGGCGTGTTCACCGGGGCCGGGGAAAAGGCCTTCTGCGCCGGGGCGGACGTTAAAACCTGGCTGCCCTTTGTAAAGGAATGCCGCGAGCGCCCCTGGCTCATGCCCACCACTCCCCTTCGGGGCATGGAGCTGGACAAGCCGCTGATCGCGGCCATCAACGGCGTGGCCCTGGGCGGCGGCCTGGAGCTGGCCCTGGCCTGCGACCTGCGTATCGCCTCCGAGAAAGCCCGTTTCGCCTTCCCCGAGGCGCGCCTGGGCATCCTGCCCCGCCTGGGCGGCACGGTGCGCCTGCCCCGCCTGGTGGGCAGCGCCAAGGCCGCCGAGCTGATGTTCACCGGCCGGCGCATCGCAGCGGCCGAGGCCCTGGACATGGGCCTGGTCAACCGGGTGGTGCCCCAGGAAGACGTCCTGACCTCCGCCCTGGAGCTGGCCGGCGAGATCTGCCAGTGCGCCCCCCTGGCGGTGCAGGCCATCAAGAAGAGCCTGCGCCGGGGCGTGGGCATGTCCATTGAGGAAGCCCTGTGGTGCGAGAACGCCCTGGGCATGCCCCTGTACGACACCGAGGACTACGAAGAGGGCCGCAAGGCCTTTGCCGAAAAGCGGCCCCCGGCGTTCCAGGCCAAGTAG